CAGAGTGAGTATGTTTCGGCACGAGACAAACGGCGTGAGTTCGTTTCCGGCTTCACCGGGAGTGCTGGTTAGTATTGTGATGTTGTTTAAGGATGCTGCTGTCTAAATTTGATTGCTTTAAGTTGAATTTTGAAGCTTTTAATGTTGTGTTAAATTGTGTGTTGGATTGTGTACAGGTTTGGCACTTATAACGAAGAATGAAGCGCGGCTATGGACCGATGGTCGGTACTTTTTGCAGGCAACGCAGGAACTCAGTGACCAGTGGCAGCTTATGCGAATGGGAGAAGACCCGACTGTCGATGTCTGGATGGCAAATGTGAGTCACTGCTTCTTTTTGAGTAACTCCTGTTATTATTTTCAATGTTGTATTTTCAGTATTTTGGACCTTTTCGTATCGACGCTGGCATTAAATTACAAGTTGGTTCTAAATGATGACTCCAGTTAAATTACCTGTGACTTTGTGGATTCTTGTTTGCCGCTGTAGTGAATTTTGGGATTTGTTTTTGTAGAATCTTCCTGAAGGTTCAGCCATTGGTATTGATCCTTGGTGCGCGTCAATAAACACCGTGCAACTATGGGAGCGTGCCTTTGCCAAGAAACAACAGAAGTTGGTTCAGACTTCCACAAATTTGGTAGACGAAGTTTGGAAAAATCGGCCCCCTGTGGAAATTAATCCCGTCATTGTACATCCTTTGGAATATGCTGGTCGTTCTGTTGTGGATAAGTTGAAGGATTTAAGACAAAAAATCGTACAAGGGAACGCTCGTGGTATAATTATCTCAGCGCTTGATGAGGTTAGTCTGTTTGGTGTGTTGCTTCATGTGGCATCCTActttacttttgattttgtcATGCGGTATCTCAATTTAATTGCTACTCTACAGGTTGCTTGGTTGTATAATATTCGTGGCACTGATGTTGCCTACAGTCCAGTTGTTCATGCATTTGCTATCGTGACATCCAACTCGGCTTTCTTTTATGTTGACAAAATGAAGGTTTCCGCTGAGGTCAGTTAAACCATACACAGTTGATATACTATCATaaataatacacacacacacatatcatCTTATTAAGCAACCTTCATAAGGCAGTGAATATTGGCTTGAAGTTATCAAGCCACCGGTAATAATAGATGCATTTACTATTTGCCATCACCAATTTTTGTGTCTTTAACTGATAACAGTAATTGTACCCTTTGGACAAAATTATGCTGTCCCCCATTTCTTTTTCGTATATCCTTTTTTCCATGTTAGAAAGCTAGAGTGAGCATGATCAGTTAATCGGTTTAGTAGACGTATCTGACAAATTCACTCGATATGCAGGTAAACTCTTATTTGGAAGAAAATGGGATTGATGTCCGGGACTATAAAGCAGTGAGCTCGGATGTTGCCTTGCTTGCGTCTAATCAGCTCAAACCTTCATCTACAGTTAAAGGAACTGAAGCTGAAAAGGCTAATGGTGGAAACAAAGCAGAAGAAACAGATAATGACCTCATATGGGCTGACCCTGGTTCATGCTGTTATGCTTTGTATTCAAGACTAAACCCCGAAAAAGTTATTTTACAGCAGTCACCTTTGGCCCTAGCAAAAGCTCTAAAGGTAGCATGCTGCACTTCCTATCTTGTGGAGATAGCAATTTGTTTCTGATAGTTGTGCCAGTGATTTTattctattcatttttttttccttatcaaCTGATTGCTCTAAAATTTTAGAACCCAGTCGAATTGGAAGGGTTAAAGAAAGCTCATATCCGGGATGGTGCAGCTGTTGTGCAATATCTTGTGTGGTTTGATAAGCAGGTACATTGTGATACGTATGGTATCTTAATATCTTTAAATTTCTAAACAATATTTTCTTAGTTTCTATTCTATATGTTTTCCAGATTTTAATGCGTTAAGTTTCCTAGATTTGCAGCAATATGAAAGGCCTGAACTAATGCTTGAGCTTGTGTAATAAAAATGCAGGCGCAGGAGATATATGGGGCTTCTGGTTTCTTTTTGGAGGGGGAGGCAACAGATAAGAAAAACCACTTGTAAGTTTGAGTCTCCTTGTTGAATTTCATACCTCTCATTGTGTGGATTAGATGCATCATGATCTTGATATAGTATGATTTATGATGTCAGCAAGATGTGAAAATCACACATAGAACTGCTTTTGTCCAATCGCAGTTAATGATCATCCATTCTATGGACTTTCAGACAGTTGATGCCTTATACTGTTCTAtgcttaatttaatattttagttGCTTAATAAACGCTGAGTTgcacaaatttttataattctATAATATGTTTGCAtgttgattgaattgaatgaacTATGGCAGGAAAACTACAAAGCTAACCGAGGTGACTGTAAGTGATAAGCTGGAGGGCTTTCGAGCATCAAAAGAGGTAGTGTGAACTTTTAATATGAAAATCCAACATGATAGTAGCGAAATTCCTTTGATGCAAGTGTGCTTTTCCCTCATATATATTTCTTGGATCATGTGATGTTCTTTCTATTTGGTATATTTGCAATCATGGTTCTGACTGTAAAAACTCTCTTCCACGCTAAAGAATATTTGCAACAAGCGGTTGCAGAAAATGAAATATGCTGTTCAATTTATTGTTAGATGTTTACTTGTATGCTTATGTACCTCCATGCATGTTTAGTTTGCTTGACATGATAGGAATTTCTTTTTCTGTCATATTTGCAGAACTTTAGAGGTTTAAGTTTCCCTACTATTTCGTCTGTTGGCCCAAATGCGGCAATCATGCATTATTCACCGGAAGCAGAAACTTGTGCTGAGTTTGATCCAGACAGCATATATCTTTTTGACTCTGGGGCACAGGTTTGTCAAATGTCATGGAAGATTCCGCTAATAAAAATTACTGACcaatttcattttaaatgtTCTAGCGTATCATTTACTCACGATGCTTctgtttctttaatttttaatgttGATGGCATGGTTGCAGTATCTTGATGGAACAACTGATATAACACGGAcggttcattttggtaaaccTTCAGCGCATGAGAAAGCATGCTATACGGCAGTAAGttctttttgttcttctctTTTGTGACATTGTTATTTGGTAGTTGAGCTTAACGTAATTGAACGTTGTTGTCCCAACTCTGTTTTTCTGTGGCTTGAATTGCAAGAGTCTTGTAATAGTTCATTCATTCTGCTATTAATGACTCATTGTCACCAGACTCACCACCTACAGTTTTTAACAACCGTATCCCACCCTGACCCTCAGCACCTTCCCCAAGCTTATTATTACTATCTTTGTTAATATTTCAGTTTACCATGTCACAAAATAACCACGCAAACGCAATGAAGCAGTACAATCCATATTAGCTTTTTACACTTGAAACTCAAATCCAAATCCCCATTTTATATCCTTCCATCTAAATGAACCCTTAGATTCAGCTGATAACCTACGAGTTATGAATTTAGATTCACAATGGAATTTCAATACTTTCAGATGTTATTTTTGATTCTATGTGTTAAGATGAATTTTGAATCTTTGATTCACAACGGCTGAATCCATTCTGTCTACATGTGTAGACTGTTATCCCAAAATTTATTCAAGTCAATACTCatgttagggttagggttctaTGAACTAGCTTGATATGCTGCATTACTTTTGCAGGTCCTCAAAGGTCATATAGGTCTCGGGAATGCTCGATTTCCTAATGGAACCAATGGTATTTCctgtttttatcttctttttgttctttcaaattttaatcAGATTTTTCAAGTGTAATTTTGTAAGTATATCATTGTTGAATACATTTACATTCACAATCTTTTTACAGGTCATGCCCTTGACATTCTTGCTCGAGTTCCTTTGTGGAAGAGTGGTCTAGATTATCGACATGGTACTGGTCATGGGATTGGGTCTTATCTAAATGTTCATGAAGGTAAATA
Above is a window of Malus sylvestris chromosome 15, drMalSylv7.2, whole genome shotgun sequence DNA encoding:
- the LOC126603911 gene encoding aminopeptidase P1-like; this encodes MADTLAALRSLMACHSPPLDALVVPSEDYHQSEYVSARDKRREFVSGFTGSAGLALITKNEARLWTDGRYFLQATQELSDQWQLMRMGEDPTVDVWMANNLPEGSAIGIDPWCASINTVQLWERAFAKKQQKLVQTSTNLVDEVWKNRPPVEINPVIVHPLEYAGRSVVDKLKDLRQKIVQGNARGIIISALDEVAWLYNIRGTDVAYSPVVHAFAIVTSNSAFFYVDKMKVSAEVNSYLEENGIDVRDYKAVSSDVALLASNQLKPSSTVKGTEAEKANGGNKAEETDNDLIWADPGSCCYALYSRLNPEKVILQQSPLALAKALKNPVELEGLKKAHIRDGAAVVQYLVWFDKQAQEIYGASGFFLEGEATDKKNHLKTTKLTEVTVSDKLEGFRASKENFRGLSFPTISSVGPNAAIMHYSPEAETCAEFDPDSIYLFDSGAQYLDGTTDITRTVHFGKPSAHEKACYTAVLKGHIGLGNARFPNGTNGHALDILARVPLWKSGLDYRHGTGHGIGSYLNVHEGPHSISFRPHARNVPLQASMTVTDEPGYYEDGNFGIRLENVLIINEADTKFNFGDKGYLQFEHITWAPYQRKLIDLSLLVPEELEWLNTYHAKCKDILAPYLDESEKAWLKRATEPISV